A genome region from Eurosta solidaginis isolate ZX-2024a chromosome 2, ASM4086904v1, whole genome shotgun sequence includes the following:
- the mTTF gene encoding transcription termination factor, mitochondrial gives MLGQLLRNFYRSLSLHSQVTKSIAATKLYNIEKLQVHPLSSYSTRTSTRWKYSTAHNTTVTEDPLPTSETESTVALQYDDTEEDPRRSNLAVALRKSYRLTDKEIENVLKNEAIIRAKVHRSRPLVLILEILCSGGVDRESLLNYPWLLTLNPARLQDKLDLLSTIPLRDINDFAPFLRLTAQRLSKLVKIMVYEKNRVPHENRIYYISEMLQVNPRLIAKYVSKRLFIMEMAFETLEENLNLMIHYNVSPQNLLNDLWAFRYRPKAVQLRLERATRAKKDKIMPWMIRASERILQRSFQLTLDELNVLGDKKDVYEYIADRLGFDVESTKWIVNKHPAVARVRVTKIKEIIDYLLNEAGFTRHDIAAVPRILCHSLETTKERLQELERYDCRPNSLVIVCRSKREYEKFVKSWLETRSKMRKHAEKSKSDTAET, from the exons ATGCTAGGTCAACTGCTGCGAAACTTTTATCGCTCTCTATCATTACATTCGCAAGTAACGAAATCGATTGCGGCTACAAAACTTTACAACATTGAAAAGCTGCAAGTGCATCCTCTTTCAAGTTATTCAACGCGTACATCCACTCGTTGGAAGTATTCAACTGCTCATAATACAACGGTAACAGAAGATCCTTTACCTACATCTGAAACTGAATCTACAGTTGCTCTACAATATGATGATACAGAGGAGGACCCACGACGCTCGAATCTAGCTGTGGCATTACGCAAAAGCTATCGTCTAACCGACAAGGAAATAGAAAATGTGTTAAAAAATGAAGCTATTATTCGCGCAAAGGTGCATCGTAGTCGCCCACTTGTCCTTATTTTAGAAATACTTTGCTCTGGAGGAGTGGATAGGGAATCCTTGCTAAACTACCCATGGTTACTAACACTTAACCCAG CGCGTTTGCAGGACAAGTTAGACCTATTATCAACTATACCACTACGCGACATAAACGactttgccccctttttacgctTGACTGCACAACGACTGAGTAAACTAGTTAAAATAATGGTATATGAAAAGAATCGAGTCCCACATGAAAATCGCATTTACTACATTAGTGAAATGCTACAAGTGAATCCAAGATTGATAGCAAAATATGTATCCAAGCGTTTGTTTATAATGGAAATGGCTTTCGAAACGCTGGAGGAAAATCTGAATCTTATGATTCACTATAATGTTTCACCACAAAACTTATTAAATGATTTGTGGGCTTTTCGGTATAGACCCAAAGCTGTGCAGCTGCGTTTGGAGAGGGCAACACGTGCAAAAAAAGATAAGATTATGCCATGGATGATACGTGCTTCTGAGCGTATACTGCAGAG GTCATTTCAGCTAACATTAGACGAACTTAATGTGTTAGGCGATAAAAAGGATGTATACGAATATATAGCAGATCGTTTGGGATTTGACGTTGAAAGCACCAAATGGATAGTGAATAAGCATCCAGCTGTTGCGCGAGTGCGCGTTACAAAG ATCAAAGAAATAATTGACTATTTATTGAATGAAGCTGGGTTTACACGTCATGACATTGCGGCTGTACCACGTATTTTATGTCATAGTTTGGAAACAACAAAAGAACGCCTACAGGAGTTGGAAAGATACGATTGTCGTCCAAACAGTTTAGTGATAGTATGTCGGAGTAAACGTGAATATGAAAAGTTCGTGAAATCATGGTTAGAAACTCGATCAAAAATGCGTAAGCACGCAGAGAAGAGTAAAAGTGATACAGCTGAAACGTAA